A window from Gossypium raimondii isolate GPD5lz chromosome 7, ASM2569854v1, whole genome shotgun sequence encodes these proteins:
- the LOC105797544 gene encoding proteasome subunit beta type-1 has protein sequence MPKEQANWSPYDNNGGSCVAVAGADYCVIAADTRMSTGYNILTRDYSKICKLADKCVMASSGFQADVKALQKHLAARHLIYQHQHNKQMSCPAMAQLLSNTLYYKRFFPYYSFNVLGGLDNEGKGCVFTYDAVGSYEKVGYSSQGSGSTLIMPFLDNQLKSPSPLLLPAQDAVTPLAEAEAIDLVKTVFASASERDIYTGDKLEIVVINADGIRREYMDLRKD, from the exons ATGCCTAAGGAGCAAGCTAACTGGTCACCTTACGACAACAATGGAGG ATCTTGCGTTGCAGTTGCCGGCGCCGATTATTGTGTAATCGCTGCTGATACTCGGATGTCGACGGGTTACAATATTCTCACCCGTGACTACTCAAAAATCTGTAAATT AGCAGATAAATGTGTTATGGCATCCTCAGGATTTCAAGCTGATGTGAAGGCTTTACAAAAGCATCTGGCAGCTAGGCACTTG ATTTATCAGCATCAGCACAACAAGCAAATGAGCTGCCCGGCAATGGCCCAACTGCTGTCCAACACCCTTTATTACAAGCGCTTCTTTccttattattcttttaatgttttgggTGGTCTCGATAATGAAG GAAAGGGTTGTGTCTTCACATATGATGCTGTTGGTTCCTATGAGAAAGTTGGATACAGCTCTCAAGGATCTGGTTCAACACTTATCATGCCTTTCTTGGATAACCAACTGAAATCTCCAAGCCCGCTTCTGTTGCCTGCCCAG GATGCTGTTACACCACTTGCGGAAGCTGAAGCTATTGATTTAGTAAAAACTGTTTTTGCTTCGGCATCCGAAAGAGATATATACACC GGAGACAAACTTGAAATCGTTGTCATAAATGCTGATGGGATCCGCCGGGAATACATGGATCTTCGCAAAGATTGA